The Pseudomonas aeruginosa genome includes the window ATCCGCAGCCGCGTCGAGTTCCGTGCCCTGAACCTGCTGGACAGCTACGCCAGCCTCGGCAAGTTCGACATGGTGTTCTGCCGCAACGTGCTGATCTATTTCTCCGCCGAGGTGAAGCGCGACATCCTGCTGCGCATCCATGGCACGCTCAAGCCTGGCGGCTACCTGTTCCTCGGCGCCTCCGAGGCGTTGAACAACCTGCCCGACCACTACCAGATGGTGCAGTGCAGCCCGGGCATCATCTACCGGGCCAAGTAGCGCAAGGAAGCGGACCCGCGCCAGGTTGCGCCGGGGGTGACCTGGCAGCCTGGCGCGGGTCCGCTTGGGACGGGCAGGTGGGACGAGACTTTCGCCCACTGCCCAGGCTCCGAGCGCCACGCGCGGCGGCGCCGTCGCAGCCCGCTCGGCACAGGACGGCTGGCTCGGAGCGGGGCAGTTTAGGACTGCGCGATCTAGTTGTATTGACAGATATTTCTGATAGTCAGGTGATCTGGCAAGTTGCCGCTTTGCCGGGGAACTGCTTACATGATTCAAGCCTTCCCTCGATCCGCCACGCCTACCAGGAGACTTCCATGGCCATCACTGCGCTGCCCTCGGCCGATGGGCAAGAGTTGACCATCCAGATCCAGGGGCGCTTCGACTTCGGGGCCCATCAGGATTTCCGCGATGCCTACGAGCGGGTCGCGATCACTCCGCGACGCTATGTCGTCGACCTGCGCAACGCCACCTACCTGGACAGCTCGGCCCTCGGCATGCTCCTGCTGCTGCGCGACCACGCCGGCGGCGAGAACGCGCAGATAAGCCTGGCGAACTGTAGCCCGGAAGTGCGCAAGATCCTCGCCATCTCCAACTTCGAGCAGTTGTTCAAGATCAGCTGAAATGAATCCCCCGGCGGCGCGGATCGAGAGCCTGACGATTCTCATCGCCGAGGACAACGCGGCCGACCGCCTGCTGCTGTCGACCATCGTGAGCCGCCAGGGGCATCGCGTGCTGACCGCCGGCAACGGCCTGGAGGCGGTGGCGCTGTTCGAGACCGAGCGGCCGCAACTGGTCCTGATGGACGTGA containing:
- the hsbA gene encoding anti-anti sigma factor HsbA produces the protein MAITALPSADGQELTIQIQGRFDFGAHQDFRDAYERVAITPRRYVVDLRNATYLDSSALGMLLLLRDHAGGENAQISLANCSPEVRKILAISNFEQLFKIS